The Coregonus clupeaformis isolate EN_2021a chromosome 8, ASM2061545v1, whole genome shotgun sequence genome has a segment encoding these proteins:
- the LOC121572447 gene encoding ADAMTS-like protein 1 codes for MCSTLHRPASHRNCITETCALQWRVGPWSQCTATCGRHGFQSRHVTCAHRRSGKPAREHHCTWRPRPPSWQRCNILSCGRGECRDSTRYCEKVRQLELCSLLQFKTRCCQSCRDI; via the exons GCCTGCCTCACACAGGAACTGCATCACAGAGACTTGTGCCCTGCAGTGGCGCGTGGGACCCTGGTCACAGTGCACTGCCACCTGCGGTCGCCATGGTTTCCAGTCACGCCATGTGACCTGTGCCCACCGCCGCAGTGGCAAGCCTGCCCGTGAGCACCACTGTACATGGAGGCCTCGTCCTCCCAGTTGGCAACGATGCAACATCCTGTCCTGTGGAAGAG GCGAGTGTCGGGACAGTACCAGGTATTGTGAGAAGGTTCGGCAGCTGGAGCTCTGTTCCCTGCTCCAGTTCAAGACCCGCTGCTGCCAGTCCTGCCGAGACATCTGA